In Candidatus Aminicenantes bacterium, the genomic window TTCTTCTCGATCCCCACAGCCCAGCCGTCGGCCGCATCGGCGTAGCCGGACAGAACGGGGGTCCATTCGCCGAAGAGGGAGAGATCGCCGGCGATCCGCCAACGGCCGCCCAGGCCGAGGGCGAGAGTGCCGCGGCGCAAGCCGGTGGTCAAATCGGTGTTGCCCGCATAAGAAGGGACGACTAGTAGGGACAAGCGGCCGTTCAGCGCGCGCGAGAAGGACACGGAGGCCAGCCAGCGGATGTTGTCGCCGGCCAGCAGGCTGCGCCCAGGAGTCTTTTGCGTCAGCAGCGAGACGCCGCCGCGCAGGACCAGGCCGAAGGGCGCTCCGGCGGCCTGATCGAGGGCCCGGTAGGCCAGTCCGGTCTCGACTTCGCGGAGCAGATTGGATCGGCCCAGGGTCAGGGTCCAGCGATCGGTCAGGCCGTAGCCGACCCCGAGCATGATCGAAGCCGGCCCATCCAGGCCGAGAAAGCTCCCCTCGCTTCCGGTCAAGCTGTTCATGAAGCGGTGCGCGATCCGGAACAGGAACCGGCCCCGCTCGAGGGTCTCGGCGGTCGGCAGCCCGGCCAGGCTCAAGCCCCAGAAAGCCGGTCGCTCAAGGTTTTTTTTTTGCCCGGCCGCGGCGGCGGCGGGGACGGTTTTAGACTTCAAGGAGCCGAGCCAGTCGGCGATGGTTTTGATATCGGGCTCGGCCAGCGGTTCCCGGCCGAGCGGCATGCGCTTGCCTTCGATCCCGGCCGATCCCTTGATTTTCATCAGCCAATAGCTTTTTTCGGGCGAGGCGGGATCGATGATCTTGTACTCGGGGTTGGATTGGCTGGGGCGGTCGAAAGCCGGTAAGGCGGCCTCGGACGGCTCCAGGCTCATTCCCGCCGCCGGGTACCGCCCCGTGTGGCAGCCCGCGGCCAAACAATGACCCTTGACGATTCTCTCGACGGAGGCCGGGAAAAAGGCCGTTTGGGCTAGGGCCAAACCGACCCCGAAAGCCAGCCCGACGGCCGCCGCCGCCAGCCGATGGGTTAAGTGGGTCCGCATCATGATCCTCTTCCGCCGCGGATCCTGGAAGGCTCCCCGTCCAAAAGGCCCGCAGCCGCCGCCTAAAACCGATTAATTCGATCGGTTTTTATTTAGAATAGGCCGCCCGGCCTCGAATGTCAATCCCTTCAGAGGCGGCGAAGATAAGCGACGAGCGCGGCCGTCTCGGCCTCGCGAAGCGCCGCGAAGGGGGGCATGGACCGGAAAGGCTTCCGCAGCTGCAGCCGGACGTTTTCCTCGGTGGCCGGCCTGCCGCTGACGGGCAGCGTCGCGCTGCGAAAAAGACCGGCCAGCGCGGGTCCGCCGCGCGTGCCGGCGCCGTCGGACCCATGGCAGC contains:
- a CDS encoding DUF5777 family beta-barrel protein, with product MMRTHLTHRLAAAAVGLAFGVGLALAQTAFFPASVERIVKGHCLAAGCHTGRYPAAGMSLEPSEAALPAFDRPSQSNPEYKIIDPASPEKSYWLMKIKGSAGIEGKRMPLGREPLAEPDIKTIADWLGSLKSKTVPAAAAAGQKKNLERPAFWGLSLAGLPTAETLERGRFLFRIAHRFMNSLTGSEGSFLGLDGPASIMLGVGYGLTDRWTLTLGRSNLLREVETGLAYRALDQAAGAPFGLVLRGGVSLLTQKTPGRSLLAGDNIRWLASVSFSRALNGRLSLLVVPSYAGNTDLTTGLRRGTLALGLGGRWRIAGDLSLFGEWTPVLSGYADAADGWAVGIEKKIGGHVFQFFALNAAGIASAQRLPGGDLRLRDGDFRIGFNIDRLF